A single genomic interval of Streptomyces graminofaciens harbors:
- a CDS encoding alpha/beta hydrolase: MAALPHLSDETFATARQTVAEGVPGMEPVDLTAGGRVRVEERQVPGPEGAPDITLLILRPAEDRGPKGGILYIHGGGMVTGHRRTGVDGLLPFVIEGSAVVVSVEYRLAPEHPDPAPVEDCYAGLVWTAKNAAELGISPERLLVAGTSAGGGLAAGVALLARDRSFHRAALRIACDPGSSETDRLDAARSRSPADVNAPRSPSSSGGSPTARTNAPRRRLRTPEPPVRSDESGQRCWRAMRTCNESRALARLFGPRMCVRPILRDVPPWSPFPGMLPPRFTQPRRDPPEVSRSRPVPAW; the protein is encoded by the coding sequence ATGGCAGCCCTGCCGCACTTGTCCGATGAGACCTTCGCGACAGCCCGACAGACCGTGGCCGAAGGGGTTCCCGGTATGGAGCCGGTGGACCTGACGGCGGGCGGCCGGGTAAGGGTGGAAGAGCGCCAGGTCCCCGGCCCGGAAGGCGCGCCGGACATCACGCTGCTGATCCTCCGCCCTGCCGAGGACCGCGGCCCCAAGGGCGGCATCCTCTACATACACGGCGGCGGGATGGTCACAGGGCACCGTCGCACGGGCGTGGACGGGCTCCTCCCGTTCGTGATCGAGGGCAGCGCGGTCGTGGTGTCGGTCGAGTACCGCCTGGCCCCGGAACACCCCGACCCCGCACCCGTCGAGGACTGCTACGCCGGACTGGTGTGGACGGCCAAGAACGCCGCGGAGCTCGGCATCAGCCCCGAGCGTCTCCTCGTCGCCGGTACCAGTGCCGGCGGCGGACTCGCGGCCGGCGTCGCGCTGCTCGCCCGCGACCGATCGTTCCACCGCGCCGCGCTGAGGATCGCCTGCGACCCCGGCAGCTCCGAGACCGACCGTCTCGATGCTGCGCGGTCACGAAGCCCGGCGGACGTCAACGCGCCGCGGTCGCCGTCCTCCTCTGGCGGATCGCCCACAGCGAGGACGAACGCACCGAGGCGACGGCTGAGAACACCGGAGCCTCCTGTTCGAAGCGATGAGAGCGGGCAACGCTGCTGGCGTGCGATGCGCACCTGCAACGAGTCCCGCGCCCTCGCCAGGCTCTTCGGACCGCGGATGTGCGTGCGCCCCATCCTGCGGGACGTGCCGCCTTGGTCACCCTTTCCGGGCATGCTGCCGCCGCGCTTCACCCAGCCACGGCGGGACCCACCTGAGGTCAGCCGGTCGCGTCCGGTTCCGGCGTGGTGA
- a CDS encoding TetR/AcrR family transcriptional regulator produces MTPGSQHPDNTAAQPLRSDAERNRGRIIAAARRVFARDGLNASMASVAREAGVGIATMFRRFPTKEELVAAVFADRMDAYADVVATALDDPDPWNGFVGYVETACSMQAADYGFADVLTTSFPTAKAMEGRRNEALEGMVRLIDRAKAAGRLREDFDSSDIVLLHMANAGVVNATGGAAPDAWRRVVALFIQSLEAPARGPLPASPPHDDLHQAMLRARPAVLTTPEPDATG; encoded by the coding sequence ATGACCCCTGGCTCCCAGCACCCCGACAACACCGCCGCCCAGCCGCTGCGCAGTGATGCCGAGCGCAACCGGGGGCGGATCATCGCAGCCGCACGCAGGGTGTTCGCCCGTGACGGCCTGAACGCCTCCATGGCGTCCGTGGCCCGCGAGGCCGGCGTCGGCATCGCCACCATGTTCCGCCGCTTCCCCACCAAGGAAGAGCTGGTCGCCGCCGTCTTCGCCGACCGCATGGATGCCTACGCCGACGTGGTCGCCACCGCCCTGGACGACCCCGACCCCTGGAACGGTTTCGTCGGCTACGTCGAGACCGCCTGCTCGATGCAGGCCGCCGACTACGGCTTCGCCGACGTGCTGACCACGTCCTTCCCCACTGCCAAGGCCATGGAGGGGCGCCGTAACGAGGCGCTCGAGGGCATGGTGCGGCTCATCGACCGGGCCAAGGCCGCGGGCCGGTTGCGCGAGGACTTCGACTCCTCGGACATCGTGCTGCTCCACATGGCCAACGCCGGTGTCGTCAACGCCACCGGCGGCGCCGCCCCCGACGCCTGGCGGCGTGTCGTCGCGCTGTTCATCCAGTCCTTGGAGGCCCCGGCCCGAGGCCCTCTGCCCGCCTCGCCCCCGCACGACGACCTCCACCAGGCCATGCTCCGTGCCAGGCCGGCCGTCCTCACCACGCCGGAACCGGACGCGACCGGCTGA
- a CDS encoding SDR family NAD(P)-dependent oxidoreductase, with product MTSIAIIGAGPQMGLAIARTFGSKGFNVALISRNREKLDGLVGTLTAEGVTAAAFPASVLDHDALTQALKDAAARFGGIDVLEYSPLAMESTVLVTPAESDPSHIQHEIEFQLYGAMAATKAVLPAMREAGAGTLLYTTGAGSLDPLPMVGNVNAAAAALRNWVVNLHKELDGTGIQAAHIAIDVALGGASIDPTLKAATPEAVSSVYWELHTTKRDQSEIVYRG from the coding sequence GTGACCAGCATCGCCATCATCGGAGCCGGCCCCCAAATGGGCCTGGCCATCGCCCGCACCTTCGGCTCCAAGGGCTTCAACGTCGCCCTGATCTCCCGCAACCGCGAGAAGCTCGACGGTCTCGTCGGCACGCTCACCGCCGAGGGCGTCACCGCCGCCGCATTCCCCGCGAGCGTCCTCGACCATGACGCGCTCACCCAGGCGCTCAAGGACGCCGCCGCCAGGTTCGGCGGCATCGACGTCCTGGAGTACTCCCCGCTCGCCATGGAATCCACCGTGCTGGTCACTCCGGCCGAGAGCGACCCCTCCCACATCCAGCACGAGATCGAGTTCCAGCTGTACGGGGCCATGGCCGCCACCAAGGCGGTACTGCCCGCGATGCGCGAGGCCGGCGCGGGCACCCTGCTCTACACCACCGGCGCCGGCTCTCTCGACCCGCTGCCGATGGTCGGCAACGTCAACGCCGCCGCCGCGGCGCTGCGCAACTGGGTCGTCAACCTGCACAAGGAGCTGGACGGCACCGGAATCCAGGCCGCTCACATCGCCATCGACGTGGCGCTCGGCGGCGCCTCGATCGACCCCACGCTCAAGGCCGCCACGCCCGAGGCGGTTTCCTCCGTCTACTGGGAGCTGCACACCACCAAGCGCGACCAGAGCGAGATCGTCTACAGGGGCTGA
- a CDS encoding LLM class flavin-dependent oxidoreductase: MELGILSLSDLQTDPTTNALHDAGRRTREIVSYAIAADQAGLDVFGLGEHHSPDFTVANPAVPLAAIAQVTSRIRLTSAVSVLSTADPVRLHQDFASLDLLSDGRAEIIAGRSAFTEAFRLFGIGLDDYDEVFTEKLRLLLAIRDNPEQVTWHGRFRPALGGLPVPPLPQQPRLPLWLGVGGTPASVERAGYLGLPMTLGLIGGDIRRARAAAEHYRAVGTGAGHRAEQLKLAVSTHFYVGATSQGARDDLFPYYREYLRPKPPTGRGRHVSRADFDAVSSPYGALVAGSPQEVIDKILSEHELFGLDRFLGQIDFGGMPAPMVHRSIELLATEVAPAIRKELAPPTGPNTV, translated from the coding sequence GTGGAACTCGGCATCCTCTCTCTGTCCGACCTGCAGACCGACCCCACCACGAACGCACTGCACGACGCCGGGCGCCGCACCCGCGAGATCGTGTCCTACGCCATCGCCGCCGATCAGGCGGGCCTGGACGTCTTCGGCCTCGGCGAGCACCACAGCCCGGACTTCACCGTCGCCAACCCCGCCGTGCCACTGGCCGCGATCGCCCAGGTCACCAGCCGCATCCGCCTGACCAGCGCCGTGTCCGTGCTGTCCACCGCCGACCCGGTCCGCCTCCACCAGGACTTCGCCTCCCTCGACCTGCTCAGCGACGGCCGCGCCGAGATCATCGCCGGGCGCAGCGCCTTCACCGAAGCGTTCCGCCTCTTCGGTATCGGCCTGGACGACTACGACGAGGTGTTCACGGAGAAACTGCGACTGCTGCTCGCCATCCGCGACAACCCCGAGCAGGTCACCTGGCATGGACGTTTCCGCCCGGCTCTGGGCGGCCTCCCGGTCCCGCCTCTCCCCCAGCAGCCCCGACTGCCGCTGTGGCTCGGCGTCGGCGGGACTCCTGCCAGTGTGGAGCGTGCCGGGTATCTCGGGCTGCCCATGACGCTGGGCCTGATCGGCGGGGACATCCGCCGCGCCCGCGCGGCCGCCGAGCACTACCGGGCCGTCGGTACCGGAGCGGGCCACCGGGCCGAGCAGCTCAAGCTCGCCGTCTCCACGCACTTCTACGTCGGCGCCACCTCCCAGGGCGCGCGCGATGACCTCTTTCCTTACTACCGGGAGTATCTGCGGCCCAAGCCGCCCACGGGCCGGGGTCGGCACGTCTCCCGCGCCGACTTCGACGCCGTCTCCAGCCCGTATGGCGCACTGGTGGCCGGCAGCCCTCAGGAGGTCATCGACAAGATCCTCAGCGAGCACGAACTGTTCGGCCTCGACCGCTTCCTCGGCCAGATCGACTTCGGCGGCATGCCCGCCCCGATGGTCCACCGGTCCATCGAACTCCTCGCCACCGAGGTCGCCCCCGCCATCCGCAAGGAACTCGCCCCACCGACAGGACCGAACACCGTCTGA
- a CDS encoding HD domain-containing protein, with the protein MKRRSSNAPTAGPLSGIGGTCATAETWVLTHRLAVAAIVAGHLHLPPPVVCAARLHDLEDTACPPGRLADQFGPDIADLVAAVPLGAVSGCVMAMAHGDLTAWVTVLPAGAALRVVAIVLFVISETPARRLGQLIEAWRGPSGPVLPPSSGFGQPLTGRRAAAGEPGAAGQAQVVGWVAVTRPVEKLLAAQESPGR; encoded by the coding sequence TTGAAACGACGCTCCTCGAACGCGCCTACGGCGGGTCCGCTCTCTGGCATCGGGGGCACATGCGCCACAGCGGAGACTTGGGTCCTTACCCACCGCCTCGCGGTCGCCGCGATCGTCGCCGGCCACCTGCACTTGCCACCACCGGTCGTGTGTGCCGCTCGGCTGCACGACCTTGAGGACACCGCCTGCCCTCCCGGCCGTCTGGCTGACCAATTCGGTCCCGACATCGCTGACTTGGTGGCCGCCGTGCCACTGGGAGCGGTATCGGGATGTGTGATGGCCATGGCGCACGGAGATCTGACCGCCTGGGTGACCGTGTTGCCCGCCGGAGCCGCTCTCCGGGTGGTGGCGATCGTTCTGTTCGTGATCAGTGAGACACCTGCTCGGCGGCTAGGACAGCTCATTGAAGCCTGGCGGGGTCCGTCCGGTCCGGTGCTCCCGCCCTCATCCGGCTTCGGACAACCACTGACAGGTCGGCGGGCCGCGGCAGGTGAGCCGGGAGCCGCAGGGCAGGCACAGGTGGTCGGCTGGGTTGCCGTCACCCGTCCGGTGGAGAAGCTGTTGGCGGCGCAAGAGAGTCCCGGCCGGTGA
- a CDS encoding PadR family transcriptional regulator, producing MGMPRMTLQTQLVLQALLEDPAQRRYGLELCELAGLPSGTIYPILARLELAGWVDSTWEDPAVHEKAGRPRRRFYRITQEGVEQARDSLARAYRSRKRPLPGWAVARPASEGGAS from the coding sequence ATGGGTATGCCGCGTATGACCCTGCAGACCCAACTGGTCTTGCAGGCTTTGCTGGAGGATCCCGCCCAGCGGCGCTATGGCCTTGAGCTGTGCGAGCTGGCGGGACTGCCGTCGGGCACGATCTATCCGATCCTCGCCCGTCTGGAACTGGCCGGTTGGGTGGACAGCACCTGGGAGGACCCCGCCGTGCACGAGAAGGCCGGCCGTCCGCGCCGGCGTTTCTACCGGATCACTCAAGAGGGCGTCGAGCAGGCCCGCGACTCCCTCGCGCGCGCCTACCGGTCGAGGAAACGGCCGCTGCCGGGATGGGCAGTGGCCCGCCCGGCCTCCGAAGGGGGAGCGTCATGA
- a CDS encoding DUF6192 family protein has product MIQHRGTLAAIASELVADEREVLLSNIARARATLDWMETAVSTGQVHMDEELARILRGE; this is encoded by the coding sequence TTGATCCAGCATCGCGGGACGCTCGCGGCCATCGCCTCCGAACTGGTCGCGGACGAGCGCGAGGTGCTGCTGTCGAACATCGCCCGGGCCCGCGCCACTTTGGACTGGATGGAGACCGCGGTGTCGACCGGTCAGGTCCACATGGACGAGGAACTCGCCCGCATCCTGCGGGGTGAATAG
- a CDS encoding FG-GAP repeat protein has product MRARTLAAAAVAALTAAGLTLPLAGSAAAATTPRFDFNGDGYADIAVGMPNATVDGKAKAGYVSVIYGGPQSPSQSTGVISQAEAGIPGTPEAGDRFGSSVAPVDVNGDGVFELVVGASGESLTSDQLKDEGTITVLDGSEWNVKGTTVARGASEYSSIGRTIATGDYDGDGDTDLAYGENGEEHGALRFRPGPLTADPVTTTTLRRYSMGGATRDLATGDFDGDGRDDLAATWQGIEDSSTFITRWDDQAKPAQWYADADRGSALAAEDFDQDGTDDLAIGLVQPNPESESTHCEDRLGGAVLLLKGSKTARFGAEYECITQSNPEVGGAAEEGDDFGAALSAGDLNGDSRPELVVGVPGEDVGTVKDAGGYVTMNGTEQGLYGGLARSQSTPNMPGTAEAGDRFGAQLAVGDYNRDGLWDTAVSAPGENAGEPRSGGVWFAPSSTEETYPLGKSLTPFGFALPHGAIKYGEVLGH; this is encoded by the coding sequence GTGCGCGCACGCACCCTGGCCGCCGCCGCCGTGGCGGCACTCACCGCAGCCGGCCTGACCCTGCCGCTCGCCGGGAGCGCCGCGGCTGCAACGACTCCGCGGTTCGACTTCAACGGCGACGGATACGCGGACATCGCGGTCGGCATGCCCAATGCCACGGTGGACGGCAAAGCCAAGGCCGGCTATGTCAGCGTGATCTATGGCGGCCCGCAGAGCCCGAGCCAGTCCACCGGCGTCATCAGCCAGGCCGAGGCCGGCATACCCGGCACGCCCGAGGCGGGCGACCGCTTCGGCTCCTCCGTGGCACCCGTCGACGTGAACGGCGACGGCGTCTTCGAGCTCGTCGTCGGCGCGAGCGGCGAGTCACTCACTTCCGATCAGCTCAAGGACGAGGGCACCATCACCGTCCTGGACGGCTCGGAGTGGAACGTCAAGGGCACCACCGTGGCCAGGGGCGCGTCCGAGTACAGCAGCATCGGCCGGACCATCGCCACGGGCGACTACGACGGCGACGGCGACACGGACCTCGCGTACGGCGAGAACGGCGAGGAGCACGGCGCGCTCCGGTTCCGCCCGGGCCCTCTCACCGCCGACCCGGTGACCACCACCACCCTGCGCCGCTACAGCATGGGCGGCGCCACCCGCGACCTGGCCACCGGCGACTTCGACGGCGATGGCCGGGACGACCTCGCCGCCACCTGGCAGGGCATAGAGGACTCCAGCACCTTCATCACGCGCTGGGACGACCAGGCCAAGCCGGCCCAGTGGTACGCCGACGCCGACCGCGGCAGCGCGCTCGCCGCCGAAGACTTCGACCAGGACGGCACCGACGACCTCGCGATCGGCCTCGTACAGCCCAACCCCGAGTCGGAGAGCACGCATTGCGAGGATCGGCTCGGTGGTGCGGTGCTCCTGCTCAAGGGCTCGAAGACCGCACGGTTCGGCGCCGAGTACGAGTGCATCACCCAGTCGAACCCGGAGGTCGGTGGTGCCGCCGAGGAGGGCGACGACTTCGGCGCCGCGCTGTCCGCCGGCGACCTGAACGGCGACAGCCGACCGGAACTGGTGGTCGGCGTGCCCGGCGAGGACGTGGGCACCGTGAAGGACGCGGGCGGATACGTCACCATGAACGGCACGGAGCAGGGCCTCTACGGCGGTCTCGCCCGCAGCCAGAGCACCCCGAACATGCCCGGCACGGCCGAGGCCGGCGACCGCTTCGGCGCCCAGTTGGCCGTCGGCGACTACAACCGCGACGGCCTGTGGGACACAGCGGTGAGCGCGCCCGGGGAGAACGCCGGTGAGCCCAGGTCGGGTGGCGTCTGGTTCGCGCCGAGCAGCACCGAGGAGACGTACCCGTTGGGCAAGTCGCTGACCCCCTTCGGCTTCGCGCTGCCCCACGGGGCCATCAAGTACGGCGAAGTGCTGGGGCATTAG
- a CDS encoding helix-turn-helix domain-containing protein: MIKKMGYRWNLRKLMADREMFQTTDLVPLLAERGVNLSREQVFRLVTQPPQRMSMDTLAALCDILDCQPNDLIEIRVVNEEVRKTAGGETPGTLPAVRRTSIRRPEGL, translated from the coding sequence GTGATCAAGAAGATGGGCTACCGCTGGAATCTGCGCAAGCTCATGGCCGACCGGGAGATGTTCCAGACCACCGACCTGGTGCCGCTGCTGGCCGAGCGGGGCGTCAACCTCTCGCGTGAGCAGGTCTTCCGCCTGGTCACGCAGCCGCCGCAGCGGATGTCGATGGACACTCTCGCGGCTCTGTGCGACATCCTCGACTGCCAGCCCAACGACCTCATCGAGATCCGGGTCGTCAACGAAGAGGTACGCAAGACCGCCGGCGGAGAGACGCCCGGCACGCTTCCGGCCGTGCGCCGGACCTCGATCCGGCGGCCGGAGGGCCTGTGA